A region from the Gavia stellata isolate bGavSte3 chromosome 2, bGavSte3.hap2, whole genome shotgun sequence genome encodes:
- the DLL1 gene encoding delta-like protein 1, with the protein MGGRFLLALALLSVLLSRCQVGCSGVFELKLQEFVNKKGLLSNRNCCRGGGPGGGGLQQCDCKTFFRVCLKHYQASVSPEPPCTYGSAITPVLGANSFSVPDGAGGADPAFSNPIRFPFGFTWPGTFSLIIEALHTDSPDDLTTENPERLISRLATQRHLAVGEEWSQDLHSSGRTDLKYSYRFVCDEHYYGEGCSVFCRPRDDAFGHFTCGERGEKVCNPGWKGQYCTEPICLPGCDEQHGFCDKPGECKCRVGWQGRYCDECIRYPGCLHGTCQQPWQCNCQEGWGGLFCNQDLNYCTHHKPCKNGATCTNTGQGSYTCSCRPGYTGSNCEIEINECDANPCKNGGSCTDLENSYSCTCPPGFYGKNCELSAMTCADGPCFNGGRCTDNPDGGYSCRCPLGYSGFNCEKKIDYCSSSPCANGAQCVDLGNSYICQCQAGFTGRHCDDNVDDCASFPCVNGGTCQDGVNDYSCTCPPGYNGKNCSTPVSRCEHNPCHNGATCHERNNRYVCECARGYGGLNCQFLLPEPPQGPVIVDFTEKYTEGQNTQFPWIAVCAGIILVLMLLLGCAAVVVCVRLRVQKRHHQPDACRSETETMNNLANCQREKDISISVIGATQIKNTNKKVDFHSDNSDKNGYKVRYPSVDYNLVHELKNEDSVKEEHSKCEAKCETYDSEAEEKSAVQLKSSDTSERKRPDSVYSTSKDTKYQSVYVISEEKDECIIATEV; encoded by the exons ATGGGAGGTCGGTTCCTGCTGGCGCTCGCCCTCCTCTCGGTGCTGCTGAGCCGCTGCCAG GTCGGCTGCTCCGGGGTCTTCGAGCTGAAGCTGCAGGAGTTTGTCAATAAGAAGGGGCTGCTCAGCAACCGCAACTGctgccgcggcggcggccccggcggcggcgggctgcAGCAGTGCGACTGCAAGACCTTCTTCCGCGTCTGCCTCAAGCACTACCAGGCCAGCGTCTCCCCCGAGCCGCCCTGCACCTACGGCAGCGCCATCACCCCCGTCCTCGGCGCCAACTCCTTCAGCGTCCCCGATGGCGCGGGCGGCGCCGACCCCGCCTTCAGCAACCCCATCCGCTTCCCCTTCGGCTTCACCTGGCCC GGCACCTTCTCGCTCATCATTGAGGCTCTGCATACAGACTCTCCTGATGACCTCACCACAG AGAACCCTGAGCGCCTCATCAGCCGCCTGGCCACCCAGAGGCACTTGGCGGTGGGTGAGGAGTGGTCCCAGGACCTGCACAGCAGTGGCCGCACTGACCTCAAGTACTCCTATCGCTTCGTGTGTGATGAGCACTACTATGGAGAaggctgctctgtcttctgcCGCCCCCGGGACGATGCCTTTGGTCACTTCACTTGTGGAGAGCGTGGCGAGAAAGTCTGCAACCCAGGCTGGAAAGGCCAGTACTGCACTGAGC CGATTTGTTTGCCTGGATGCGATGAGCAACACGGCTTTTGTGACAAACCTGGGGAATGCAA ATGCAGAGTGGGTTGGCAGGGCCGATATTGTGATGAGTGCATCCGATACCCAGGCTGCCTTCATGGTACCTGCCAGCAGCCGTGGCAGTGCAACTGCCAGGAAGGCTGGGGTGGCCTTTTCTGCAACCAGG ACCTGAACTACTGCACCCACCACAAGCCCTGCAAGAATGGTGCCACATGTACCAATACTGGTCAAGGGAGTTACACTTGTTCTTGCCGACCCGGGTACACAGGCTCCAACTGTGAGATTGAAATCAATGAATGTGATGCCAACCCTTGCAAGAATGGTGGAAGCTGCACT GATCTCGAGAACAGCTATTCCTGTACCTGCCCCCCGGGCTTCTATGGTAAAAACTGTGAGCTGAGCGCAATGACTTGTGCTGATGGGCCATGCTTCAATGGTGGGCGATGCACCGACAACCCTGATGGGGGATACAGTTGCCGCTGCCCACTGGGTTATTCTGGATTcaactgtgaaaagaaaatcgATTACTGCAGTTCCAGCCCTTGTGCTAATG GAGCCCAGTGCGTTGATCTGGGGAACTCCTACATATGCCAGTGCCAGGCTGGCTTCACTGGGAGACACTGTGATGATAACGTGGACGACTGCGCCTCCTTTCCCTGCGTCAATGGAGGGACCTGCCAGGATGGTGTCAATGATTATTCCTGCACCTGCCCCCCAGGATACAACGGGAAGAACTGCAGCACCCCGGTGAGCAGATGCGAACACAACCCCTGCCACAACGGGGCCACCTGCCATGAAAGAAACAACCGCTACGTCTGTGAGTGTGCCCGGGGGTACGGCGGGCTCAACTGCCAATTTTTGCTCCCCGAGCCGCCTCAGGGACCGGTCATCGTTGACTTCACTGAGAAGTACACGGAAGGCCAGAACACCCAGTTCCCCTGGATCGCCGTGTGCGCCGGGATTATTCTGGTCCTCATGCTGTTGCTGGGGTGCGCTGCTGTGGTCGTCTGTGTCAGGCTCAGAGTGCAGAAGAGGCACCACCAGCCTGATGCCTGCAGGAGCGAGACTGAGACCATGAACAACCTGGCGAATTGCCAGCGCGAGAAGGACATTTCCATAAGTGTCATTGGTGCCACTCAGATTAAAAACACGAATAAGAAAGTAGACTTTCACAGCGACAACTCCGATAAAAATGGCTACAAAGTCAGATACCCATCAGTGGATTACAATTTGGTGCATGAACTCAAGAACGAGGACTCTGTTAAAGAGGAGCACAGCAAATGTGAAGCCAAGTGTGAAACGTATGATTcggaggcagaggagaaaagtgCAGTACAACTAAAGAG tagtgatacttctgaaagaaaacGACCAGATTCAGTATATTCCACTTCAAAGGACACAAAGTACCAGTCGGTGTATGTCATATCAGAAGAGAAAGATGAGTGCATCATAGCAACTGAG GTGTAA